A genomic region of Candidatus Paceibacterota bacterium contains the following coding sequences:
- a CDS encoding GIY-YIG nuclease family protein produces MYFLYILECGDHSLYTGITTDLKRRFKEHQNKQGGHYTRARKVLRVVYTESYKDRSSASKRELEVKGWKRSKKLELAKLAKRNH; encoded by the coding sequence ATGTATTTTCTTTATATTCTTGAATGTGGTGATCATTCTCTCTACACCGGGATAACCACTGACCTAAAACGCCGGTTTAAAGAGCATCAAAATAAACAAGGCGGGCATTACACCCGCGCCAGAAAAGTCTTGCGAGTTGTGTATACTGAAAGCTATAAAGACCGTTCGTCAGCCTCGAAAAGAGAATTGGAAGTCAAGGGATGGAAAAGAAGCAAAAAGCTTGAATTGGCTAAACTGGCAAAACGAAATCACTAA